From the Bacillus sp. E(2018) genome, the window CTAGACCGAATAGATCTTTTTCCGTGAACGTCGGCTCTGTGAACATAACCGCATTTACATAATCCGCGATTTCTTTCGTGTTCCACTCTTCTTGAACTTCCGCTTCTGGTGTATGAACCGTAACGATTCGCTCAAGTGTAGAATCAATCATACGGAGAACGATATCACTCAAGTTCTCAGCATCTAGCACTTCTTGACGCTGTGCATAGATGATCTCACGCTGTTGACGCATAACATCGTCATATTGTAGAAGCTGTTTACGAGCATCAAAGTTTGATCCCTCTACACGTTTTTGTGCAGATTCAACAGCTTTTGTAACCATTTTAGACTCGATCGGCGTCTCTTCGTCCATTCCAAGACGCTCCATCATCGTCATCAAGTTGTCAGAACCAAATCGACGCATCAATTCATCTTCCATCGAGATGTAGAAACGAGATGAACCTGGATCTCCTTGACGACCCGCACGACCACGCAACTGGTTATCGATACGGCGTGATTCGTGACGCTCTGTACCAAGGATGTGCAGTCCGCCAACATCAAGAACTCCTTCACCAAGCTTGATATCCGTACCACGACCGGCCATGTTCGTTGCGATCGTAACCATGCCAAGCTGACCAGCATTTTCGATGATCTCTGCTTCACGCTCATGGTTTTTCGCGTTCAACACGTTATGCTTGATTTTACGCTTCGTTAAAAGCTGTGAAAGTAGTTCAGATGTTTCAACAGCAACCGTACCCACAAGGATCGGCTGTCCTGTTTTATGACGCTCTTCGATTTCAGCCGCAATCGCTTTGAACTTGCCTTGCATCGTTTTATAAATAAGATCTGCTCTGTCATCACGCGCGATCGGACGGTTCGTTGGAATACAGATAACATCCATGTTGTAGATGTTGCGGAATTCCTCTTCTTCCGTTTTCGCTGTACCGGTCATACCAGCAAGCTTATTGTACATACGGAAGTAGTTTTGGAACGTAATCGTCGCGAGTGTCATGCTCTCACGCTGAATCTCCAAACCTTCCTTCGCTTCAATCGCTTGGTGAAGACCATCGCTGTAACGACGACCAGCCATTAAACGTCCTGTGAACGGGTCAACGATCACGATTTCGCCGTCTTGAACGACATAATCCACATCACGCTGCATGATGATGTTAGCTTTTAACGCCTGGTTAATATGGTGATTCAATGTTACGTGCTGATAATCATATAAGTTATCGATCGAGAACATCTGCTCCGCTCTGTTGATCCCTTCTTCAGAAAGCTGAACGTTCTTCGTCTTTTCATCTACTGTATAATCTGTTTCTTTTTTCAGCTGACGCACGAACATGTTCGCCATCTGATAAAGTTGTGTTGATTTTTGGGCAGAACCTGAAATGATCAACGGTGTACGCGCTTCGTCAATTAAAATCGAGTCAACCTCATCGACGATCGCATAGTTACGGCGCTGAACCATCTGTTCTTTATAAACCACCATGTTGTCACGCAGATAATCGAAGCCGAACTCATTGTTCGTACCATAAGTGATGTCAGCTGCATACGCATCACGCTTCTCTTCTTTTGAAAGGTCAGATACGTTCAATCCAACACTTAAACCTAAGAAATTGTATAGCGGCGCCATGATCTCAGAGTCACGACGAGCCAAATATTCATTGACTGTAACAACGTGAGTACCTTTGCCATCTAGTGCGTTCAAATAAATAGGCATTGTCGCAACTAGTGTTTTACCTTCACCGGTTTTCATCTCTGCAATGTTACCTTCATGAAGCGCAACCGCACCCATAATCTGTACAGGATAGTGACGCATGTTCAATACACGAGCTGATGCTTCACGCACAGTCGCAAACGCTTCAGGGAGAAGGTCATCCAGAGATTCCCCTTTTTCGATACGGCTCTTGAACTCAGCCGTTTTGTTCGCCAAAGCTTCATCATTTAAAGCCTTAAACTCTTCAGCTAACGTTTCCACTTTTTCCGCAACTCTTTCGTATCTATTCAACGTTCGGTCATTGGAACTTGGAAAAATCTTTTTCAAAATGCTAATCATCCGAATAACGCTCCCTGTTCTCGAAAATTATATACCACTTCTATTCTAACAGTTTGTGAAACGAGCCACAAGAAATCCCAAATCTTTTCATCGGAATTGTAGCATTCAACTTAAAGAAACTTCCTATATATGTGAAAAATTTGACACTTTCATAGAGACTACAGACCTAAATTTTGGTAAAATAATATAAAGATGGATGGGGGAGGTTCTGAATGGAAAACACAGATCTAGACAGGACAAACAGCACTGGGCAAGGACAAAATGCGCAGCTGCAGCAAAAGAAGCAGCGAAGTGAAAAAAGCAAGACGATCATTCTCACCCTCGTTCTCAGCTTCTTCATTATCGGAGGCCTTGGCACTTGGGGATATTATTCACTATTTGGTCCGAATTCTGCAGCGAGTGTAGATACACCGTCTGATGAGGAATTAACGGAGGCTGAAAAATCCAGCGGCACTGCTCTTTTCAAGCCAACCATTGAAGTTCCAAAGACCGAAATCCAAAGACGAATCAATGTGATTCATGAATTTTGGAACGATGAGCTCGGCTATGATAAATGGTCAAAATATAACATAGACACGCATACACCTGTATTGAAAGATATTGAAATCGATATACGAAGTAAGATTCTGCCATATG encodes:
- the secA gene encoding preprotein translocase subunit SecA, producing the protein MISILKKIFPSSNDRTLNRYERVAEKVETLAEEFKALNDEALANKTAEFKSRIEKGESLDDLLPEAFATVREASARVLNMRHYPVQIMGAVALHEGNIAEMKTGEGKTLVATMPIYLNALDGKGTHVVTVNEYLARRDSEIMAPLYNFLGLSVGLNVSDLSKEEKRDAYAADITYGTNNEFGFDYLRDNMVVYKEQMVQRRNYAIVDEVDSILIDEARTPLIISGSAQKSTQLYQMANMFVRQLKKETDYTVDEKTKNVQLSEEGINRAEQMFSIDNLYDYQHVTLNHHINQALKANIIMQRDVDYVVQDGEIVIVDPFTGRLMAGRRYSDGLHQAIEAKEGLEIQRESMTLATITFQNYFRMYNKLAGMTGTAKTEEEEFRNIYNMDVICIPTNRPIARDDRADLIYKTMQGKFKAIAAEIEERHKTGQPILVGTVAVETSELLSQLLTKRKIKHNVLNAKNHEREAEIIENAGQLGMVTIATNMAGRGTDIKLGEGVLDVGGLHILGTERHESRRIDNQLRGRAGRQGDPGSSRFYISMEDELMRRFGSDNLMTMMERLGMDEETPIESKMVTKAVESAQKRVEGSNFDARKQLLQYDDVMRQQREIIYAQRQEVLDAENLSDIVLRMIDSTLERIVTVHTPEAEVQEEWNTKEIADYVNAVMFTEPTFTEKDLFGLDREEIIEKIQAKVHAAFAEKETQLPAEQIAEFEKAVILRSVDSKWMDHIDQMEQLRQGIHLRAYGQNDPLREYQFEGFEMFEAMVAAIEEEVTTYILKSQIEQNMQREQVAEGKAVVPSDKQDAAKKKKPVRKAQDIKRNDPCPCGSGKKYKQCHGAEQE